One Gigantopelta aegis isolate Gae_Host chromosome 1, Gae_host_genome, whole genome shotgun sequence genomic region harbors:
- the LOC121375295 gene encoding replication factor C subunit 4-like isoform X1 — protein MHAFLKGGSAVPAKSKDKSSLPGTSDKPSKPKKLVPWVEKYRPRTIEDVAYQDEVVSVLKKSLQGADLPMLLFYGPPGTGKTSTILAAARELFGNDMFKDRVLELNASDERGIAVVREKVKRFAQLTASGTRPDGRPCPPFKIIILDEADSMTGAAQAALRRTMEKESKTTRFCLICNYVSRIIEPLTSRCAKFRFKPLSEDILMKRLKFICDKENVKYDETAITALINVSEGDLRKAITYLQSSFRLKGEENITENDISEIAGVCPEKVIHRVLKVCQSDSYDKLDKTVKMLINDGYSGSQLLLQLHDELISSVDLSDNQKSVVFEKMAVVDKCLMDGADEYLQIMALLSSIMDQMCHGK, from the exons ATGCATGCCTTTTTGAAAGGAGGGTCAGCTGTGCCAGCCAAATCCAAAGACAAATCTTCACTCCCAGGAACCAGTGACAAGCCGTCAAAACCGAAAAAACTCGTCCCATGGGTAGAAAAATA TCGACCGAGGACCATTGAAGATGTGGCCTACCAAGACGAGGTTGTTTCTGTTCTTAAGAAATCATTACAAGGTGCAGAT CTACCCATGCTTCTGTTTTATGGACCACCGGGAACAGGAAAAACCTCCACAATCCTAGCTGCTGCGAGGGAACTGTTTGG AAACGACATGTTTAAAGATCGTGTTCTTGAACTGAATGCCTCCGACGAGAGAGGCATTGCTGTTGTTCGTGAGAAGGTGAAGCGTTTCGCCCAATTAACAGCCAGCGGAACGCGCCCTGA TGGTAGACCTTGTCCTCCGTTTAAGATCATCATTCTGGACGAGGCCGACTCCATGACCGGTGCCGCTCAG GCCGCTCTGCGGAGAACTATGGAAAAAGAGTCGAAAACAACGCGGTTCTGCTTGATCTGTAACTATGTGAGTCGGATCATCGAGCCCCTCACGTCGCGGTGCGCCAAGTTCCGCTTCAAACCGCTGTCCGAGGACATCCTCATGAAGAGGCTCAAATTCATCTGTGACAAAGAGAACGTCAAATACGATGAAACG GCAATAACAGCATTAATTAACGTTTCCGAGGGCGATCTTCGTAAAGCCATCACTTACCTACAGAGTTCATTCCGACTGAAAGGAGAGGAAAACATCACTGAAAACGATATTTCAGAAATAGCTGGG GTCTGTCCAGAGAAAGTCATTCACAGGGTGTTGAAAGTTTGCCAGTCAGATTCTTACGATAAATTAGACAAAACAGTTAAA ATGTTGATCAATGACGGCTACTCGGGGTCTCAGCTTCTTCTACAGCTCCATGACGAACTCATCTCCTCGGTCGATCTATCGGACAACCAGAAATCGGTGGTATTCGAGAAGATGGCG GTGGTGGACAAGTGTTTGATGGACGGGGCCGATGAGTATCTCCAGATTATGGCTCTACTCAGTTCTATAATGGACCAAATGTGTCACGGAAAGTGA
- the LOC121375295 gene encoding replication factor C subunit 4-like isoform X3: protein MLLFYGPPGTGKTSTILAAARELFGNDMFKDRVLELNASDERGIAVVREKVKRFAQLTASGTRPDGRPCPPFKIIILDEADSMTGAAQAALRRTMEKESKTTRFCLICNYVSRIIEPLTSRCAKFRFKPLSEDILMKRLKFICDKENVKYDETAITALINVSEGDLRKAITYLQSSFRLKGEENITENDISEIAGVCPEKVIHRVLKVCQSDSYDKLDKTVKMLINDGYSGSQLLLQLHDELISSVDLSDNQKSVVFEKMAVVDKCLMDGADEYLQIMALLSSIMDQMCHGK from the exons ATGCTTCTGTTTTATGGACCACCGGGAACAGGAAAAACCTCCACAATCCTAGCTGCTGCGAGGGAACTGTTTGG AAACGACATGTTTAAAGATCGTGTTCTTGAACTGAATGCCTCCGACGAGAGAGGCATTGCTGTTGTTCGTGAGAAGGTGAAGCGTTTCGCCCAATTAACAGCCAGCGGAACGCGCCCTGA TGGTAGACCTTGTCCTCCGTTTAAGATCATCATTCTGGACGAGGCCGACTCCATGACCGGTGCCGCTCAG GCCGCTCTGCGGAGAACTATGGAAAAAGAGTCGAAAACAACGCGGTTCTGCTTGATCTGTAACTATGTGAGTCGGATCATCGAGCCCCTCACGTCGCGGTGCGCCAAGTTCCGCTTCAAACCGCTGTCCGAGGACATCCTCATGAAGAGGCTCAAATTCATCTGTGACAAAGAGAACGTCAAATACGATGAAACG GCAATAACAGCATTAATTAACGTTTCCGAGGGCGATCTTCGTAAAGCCATCACTTACCTACAGAGTTCATTCCGACTGAAAGGAGAGGAAAACATCACTGAAAACGATATTTCAGAAATAGCTGGG GTCTGTCCAGAGAAAGTCATTCACAGGGTGTTGAAAGTTTGCCAGTCAGATTCTTACGATAAATTAGACAAAACAGTTAAA ATGTTGATCAATGACGGCTACTCGGGGTCTCAGCTTCTTCTACAGCTCCATGACGAACTCATCTCCTCGGTCGATCTATCGGACAACCAGAAATCGGTGGTATTCGAGAAGATGGCG GTGGTGGACAAGTGTTTGATGGACGGGGCCGATGAGTATCTCCAGATTATGGCTCTACTCAGTTCTATAATGGACCAAATGTGTCACGGAAAGTGA
- the LOC121375295 gene encoding replication factor C subunit 4-like isoform X2, with amino-acid sequence MHAFLKGGSAVPAKSKDKSSLPGTSDKPSKPKKLVPWVEKYRPRTIEDVAYQDEVVSVLKKSLQGADLPMLLFYGPPGTGKTSTILAAARELFGNDMFKDRVLELNASDERGIAVVREKVKRFAQLTASGTRPDGRPCPPFKIIILDEADSMTGAAQAALRRTMEKESKTTRFCLICNYVSRIIEPLTSRCAKFRFKPLSEDILMKRLKFICDKENVKYDETAITALINVSEGDLRKAITYLQSSFRLKGEENITENDISEIAGVCPEKVIHRVLKVCQSDSYDKLDKTVKMLINDGYSGSQLLLQLHDELISSVDLSDNQKSVVFEKMAVVDKCLMDGADEYLQIMALLSV; translated from the exons ATGCATGCCTTTTTGAAAGGAGGGTCAGCTGTGCCAGCCAAATCCAAAGACAAATCTTCACTCCCAGGAACCAGTGACAAGCCGTCAAAACCGAAAAAACTCGTCCCATGGGTAGAAAAATA TCGACCGAGGACCATTGAAGATGTGGCCTACCAAGACGAGGTTGTTTCTGTTCTTAAGAAATCATTACAAGGTGCAGAT CTACCCATGCTTCTGTTTTATGGACCACCGGGAACAGGAAAAACCTCCACAATCCTAGCTGCTGCGAGGGAACTGTTTGG AAACGACATGTTTAAAGATCGTGTTCTTGAACTGAATGCCTCCGACGAGAGAGGCATTGCTGTTGTTCGTGAGAAGGTGAAGCGTTTCGCCCAATTAACAGCCAGCGGAACGCGCCCTGA TGGTAGACCTTGTCCTCCGTTTAAGATCATCATTCTGGACGAGGCCGACTCCATGACCGGTGCCGCTCAG GCCGCTCTGCGGAGAACTATGGAAAAAGAGTCGAAAACAACGCGGTTCTGCTTGATCTGTAACTATGTGAGTCGGATCATCGAGCCCCTCACGTCGCGGTGCGCCAAGTTCCGCTTCAAACCGCTGTCCGAGGACATCCTCATGAAGAGGCTCAAATTCATCTGTGACAAAGAGAACGTCAAATACGATGAAACG GCAATAACAGCATTAATTAACGTTTCCGAGGGCGATCTTCGTAAAGCCATCACTTACCTACAGAGTTCATTCCGACTGAAAGGAGAGGAAAACATCACTGAAAACGATATTTCAGAAATAGCTGGG GTCTGTCCAGAGAAAGTCATTCACAGGGTGTTGAAAGTTTGCCAGTCAGATTCTTACGATAAATTAGACAAAACAGTTAAA ATGTTGATCAATGACGGCTACTCGGGGTCTCAGCTTCTTCTACAGCTCCATGACGAACTCATCTCCTCGGTCGATCTATCGGACAACCAGAAATCGGTGGTATTCGAGAAGATGGCG GTGGTGGACAAGTGTTTGATGGACGGGGCCGATGAGTATCTCCAGATTATGGCTCTACTCAGTGTTTGA